From the genome of Planktothrix sp. FACHB-1365, one region includes:
- the dnaN gene encoding DNA polymerase III subunit beta has translation MKFIVEQDKLSSNLSWVSRAIPSRPNHPILSNILIDVDEENQRVNLTAFDLSLGIRASMQATVEEGGTLTVPAKLFNDIVSRLPGGEITLDDEMGEAIVTLTSSSGRYQVRGMAAEEYPELPSIQTGDSIHLAAESLISGLKGTLFATSPDETKQVLTGVHLKVENNTIEFASTDGHRLAVVQTENLSETDPDEELEEFEVTVPARALREVERMVAMRSVETSHGASKNDSPVVITLRFDESQVIFELGEQRLNTRKLEGAYPAYQTLIPKQFLNQINLDRRGFVGALERIAVLASQKNDIVKCTVDHVNQQIALSVEAADVGNALESLPAQISGDEPKELAFNVKYLLEGLKVFNASEVSLQLNAATSPVIVNPLGGIKMTYLVMPVQLRN, from the coding sequence ATGAAATTTATTGTTGAGCAGGACAAATTAAGTTCTAATTTATCTTGGGTTTCTAGGGCAATTCCTTCTCGTCCTAATCATCCCATTTTATCTAATATTTTAATTGATGTAGATGAAGAAAATCAACGAGTCAATTTAACAGCATTTGATTTAAGTTTAGGCATTCGAGCCAGTATGCAGGCGACCGTTGAGGAGGGCGGAACTTTAACCGTCCCGGCTAAATTATTTAATGATATTGTTTCCCGTTTACCAGGGGGAGAAATCACCCTAGATGATGAAATGGGAGAGGCAATTGTAACATTAACTTCTAGTTCAGGACGCTATCAAGTTCGAGGAATGGCGGCGGAAGAATATCCAGAATTACCGTCTATTCAAACCGGAGATTCAATTCATTTAGCAGCAGAATCTTTAATTTCTGGATTAAAAGGAACGTTATTTGCCACCAGTCCTGATGAAACGAAACAAGTTTTAACGGGGGTACATTTAAAGGTAGAAAATAATACGATAGAATTTGCCTCAACGGATGGTCATCGGTTAGCTGTTGTACAAACAGAAAATTTAAGTGAAACTGATCCCGATGAAGAATTAGAAGAATTTGAAGTGACTGTTCCTGCACGAGCTTTAAGGGAAGTGGAACGGATGGTGGCGATGCGAAGTGTAGAGACGAGCCATGGCGCGTCTAAAAACGATTCTCCGGTGGTAATTACCTTACGTTTTGATGAAAGTCAAGTTATTTTTGAATTAGGAGAACAACGGTTAAATACTCGTAAATTAGAAGGCGCGTATCCAGCTTATCAAACTTTAATTCCCAAGCAGTTTTTGAATCAAATTAATTTAGATCGACGGGGTTTTGTGGGAGCTTTAGAACGAATTGCAGTTTTAGCGTCCCAAAAAAATGATATTGTTAAATGTACCGTTGATCATGTTAATCAACAAATTGCTTTATCTGTAGAAGCCGCCGATGTGGGGAATGCGTTAGAATCTCTCCCGGCTCAAATTTCAGGAGATGAACCAAAGGAATTAGCGTTTAATGTTAAATACTTATTAGAGGGTTTAAAAGTATTTAATGCTTCGGAAGTTTCTCTCCAGTTAAATGCGGCAACTAGCCCTGTTATTGTTAATCCGTTGGGTGGGATTAAAATGACCTATTTAGTCATGCCTGTACAATTAAGGAATTAA
- the dnaA gene encoding chromosomal replication initiator protein DnaA, whose amino-acid sequence MELPIDHLWDQVLERLQVQLGRPTFDTWIKTAWAQQLDNNCLIIRTPNPFSCNWLQKYYRELIADTVQDILGYPVEIYITTQINESASDSSGSHFVWPSPVAPLGMENPHDLPPKPINLNPKYVFSRFVVGANSRLAHAASLAVAESPGREFNPLFLCGGVGLGKTHLMQAIGHYRLEIAPYSKVFYVSTEKFTNDLITAIRRDSMQSFREHYREADVLLVDDIQFIEGKEYTQEEFFHTFNTLHEAGKQVVLASDRPPHQIPRLQERLCSRFSMGLVADIQPPDLETRMAILQKKAEYENVHLPREVIEYIASNYRSNIRELEGALIRAIAYLSISGLAMTVDNIAPVLTSREKLEESSPEAVMQIVAEIYKVSIEDLKGNSRRREISLARQVAMYLMRQHTGLSLPKIGELFGGKDHTTVMYSCEKISQLRHQDPDLAQTLRQLSDQINFTSRSH is encoded by the coding sequence ATGGAACTCCCCATCGATCATCTCTGGGATCAAGTTCTTGAACGTCTCCAGGTACAATTGGGACGTCCAACCTTTGATACCTGGATTAAAACCGCTTGGGCACAACAACTAGACAACAATTGTTTAATCATTCGCACGCCAAACCCGTTTTCTTGTAATTGGCTCCAGAAGTATTACCGAGAGTTGATCGCTGATACAGTCCAGGACATTTTGGGTTATCCGGTAGAAATTTATATTACAACCCAAATTAACGAATCTGCCTCGGATTCTAGCGGATCTCATTTTGTTTGGCCATCTCCCGTCGCTCCCCTGGGAATGGAAAACCCTCACGATTTACCCCCCAAACCGATTAATTTAAACCCCAAATATGTGTTTTCTCGATTTGTGGTCGGGGCGAATAGTCGTTTGGCTCATGCGGCTTCTTTAGCGGTGGCGGAGTCTCCGGGTCGGGAGTTTAACCCTTTGTTTTTGTGTGGGGGTGTAGGGTTGGGAAAAACTCATTTAATGCAAGCCATTGGTCATTATCGTTTAGAAATTGCGCCTTATTCTAAAGTGTTTTATGTTTCAACGGAAAAGTTTACCAATGATTTAATTACGGCCATTCGTCGAGATAGTATGCAGAGTTTTCGAGAACATTATCGGGAAGCGGATGTTTTATTAGTAGATGATATTCAATTTATTGAGGGGAAAGAATATACCCAAGAGGAATTTTTTCATACCTTTAATACCCTGCATGAAGCGGGAAAACAGGTGGTATTAGCTTCTGATCGTCCTCCTCATCAAATTCCGCGATTACAGGAGCGTTTATGTTCTCGATTTTCGATGGGATTAGTGGCGGATATTCAACCGCCTGATTTAGAAACGCGGATGGCAATTTTACAGAAAAAAGCGGAATATGAAAATGTGCATTTACCCCGTGAAGTGATTGAATATATTGCGTCTAATTATCGGTCTAATATTCGGGAATTAGAAGGCGCTTTAATTCGTGCGATCGCCTATTTATCGATTTCGGGTTTAGCCATGACCGTAGACAATATTGCCCCAGTTTTAACCTCACGGGAAAAATTAGAGGAATCTTCCCCGGAAGCGGTGATGCAAATTGTCGCAGAAATTTATAAGGTTTCTATTGAAGATTTAAAAGGCAATTCTCGACGGCGAGAAATTAGTTTAGCCCGTCAAGTGGCGATGTATTTGATGCGACAACACACGGGTTTAAGCTTACCTAAAATAGGAGAATTATTTGGGGGAAAAGATCACACCACTGTCATGTATAGTTGTGAAAAAATTTCCCAGTTACGCCACCAAGATCCTGATTTAGCCCAAACCTTAAGACAACTCAGCGATCAAATTAACTTTACCAGTCGTTCTCATTAG
- a CDS encoding HhoA/HhoB/HtrA family serine endopeptidase, whose protein sequence is MKSTSDKENRQNPLRTVFLLLIGGGVALLGDRWLAARNASIVPSSTPQPLAQVSPSASANANNNASSPPNPTAWLGQKANLAAALKPVDSNFIVNAVNEVGPAVVRINASRQVARRGFDQFGDGFPEEFFGAQPPQRRSNGPVEQGTGSGFILSANGIIMTNSHVVEGTERVQVVLKDGRRFDGKVLGSDSVTDVAVIKIDADNLPSVKIGNSETLSPGEWAIAIGNPLGLDNSVTVGIISATGRSSSDVGVPDKRIGFIQTDAAINPGNSGGPLLNGRGEVIGMNTAIISGAQGLGFAIPINKAQQIAQQLATTGTAEHAYLGIEMVTLSPELRQELRETPDLEFQLTQDNGVLIVNVIPGSPAMKAGLKPGDIIVKIDDKPITKSDAVQELVQNQNVGTPMKVELNRKGQPLTLEVKTGNMPKQIQG, encoded by the coding sequence ATGAAGAGTACATCTGACAAAGAAAATCGCCAAAACCCCCTCCGTACTGTTTTCTTATTACTGATCGGAGGCGGGGTTGCTTTACTCGGTGATCGCTGGTTAGCCGCCCGCAACGCTTCAATTGTTCCATCGTCAACCCCTCAACCTCTGGCTCAAGTTTCCCCTTCTGCTTCTGCTAATGCCAATAATAACGCAAGCTCTCCCCCCAACCCGACTGCTTGGTTAGGTCAAAAAGCGAATTTAGCAGCTGCGTTAAAGCCTGTAGACTCTAACTTTATTGTCAATGCTGTTAACGAAGTTGGGCCAGCCGTGGTTCGGATTAATGCCTCTCGTCAAGTGGCTCGTCGAGGATTTGATCAGTTTGGGGATGGCTTTCCAGAGGAATTTTTTGGGGCTCAACCCCCTCAACGCCGTTCTAATGGCCCCGTTGAGCAAGGGACGGGTTCAGGGTTTATTCTGTCTGCTAATGGCATCATTATGACCAACTCTCACGTTGTTGAGGGAACTGAGCGGGTACAAGTGGTTTTAAAAGATGGTCGTCGGTTCGATGGAAAAGTCCTAGGATCAGATTCAGTCACTGATGTTGCTGTGATTAAAATTGATGCGGATAATTTGCCTAGTGTGAAAATTGGCAATTCTGAGACTTTATCCCCTGGAGAATGGGCGATCGCCATTGGCAATCCGTTAGGATTAGATAACTCGGTTACGGTGGGAATTATTAGTGCTACAGGACGCTCTAGTAGTGATGTCGGGGTTCCTGATAAACGCATTGGCTTTATTCAAACCGATGCGGCTATTAACCCTGGAAATTCTGGGGGGCCACTCCTCAATGGTAGAGGTGAGGTGATCGGAATGAATACCGCTATTATTAGTGGCGCTCAAGGGTTAGGATTTGCCATTCCCATTAATAAAGCTCAACAAATTGCCCAACAATTAGCGACAACGGGAACTGCTGAACACGCCTATTTAGGCATTGAAATGGTAACACTCAGCCCCGAATTGCGTCAAGAATTAAGAGAAACTCCCGATTTAGAGTTTCAACTTACTCAAGACAATGGCGTTTTAATTGTTAATGTAATTCCGGGTTCTCCGGCAATGAAAGCTGGATTAAAACCGGGGGATATTATTGTAAAAATTGATGATAAACCTATTACCAAATCGGATGCAGTTCAAGAATTAGTCCAAAATCAAAATGTAGGAACACCGATGAAAGTAGAGTTAAACCGTAAAGGACAACCGCTAACTTTAGAAGTGAAAACAGGGAATATGCCTAAACAAATTCAAGGGTAA
- the def gene encoding peptide deformylase gives MSEILAISELGNPVLRGYAHPIENIWEEQIQTLIDNLIVTASQANGVGIAAPQVGMSDRLFIMASRPTLRYPNAPVMEPTAIINPKILNHSHETVKGWEGCLSVPGIRGLVPRYQSIEVEYTSREGKLCYQEFTDFVARIFQHELDHLDGIVFLDRVESTQDLITEAEYQKRLVHSAE, from the coding sequence ATGAGTGAAATTTTAGCGATTTCTGAATTAGGGAACCCTGTTTTGCGGGGTTATGCTCATCCCATTGAAAATATTTGGGAGGAGCAAATTCAAACTTTAATTGATAATTTAATTGTCACGGCTTCTCAAGCTAATGGGGTGGGAATTGCCGCACCTCAAGTGGGAATGAGCGATCGCTTATTTATTATGGCTTCTCGCCCTACATTGCGTTATCCTAACGCACCCGTGATGGAACCTACTGCGATTATTAATCCTAAAATTCTCAACCATTCTCACGAAACCGTTAAAGGTTGGGAAGGCTGTTTAAGTGTTCCGGGTATTCGAGGGTTAGTTCCTCGTTATCAATCCATTGAAGTAGAATATACCAGTCGGGAGGGGAAACTCTGTTATCAGGAATTCACGGATTTTGTCGCTCGAATTTTTCAACATGAACTCGATCATCTCGATGGTATTGTATTTTTAGATCGGGTAGAAAGTACCCAGGATCTGATCACAGAAGCTGAGTATCAAAAACGTCTTGTTCATTCTGCGGAATAG
- a CDS encoding TerD family protein has product MTINLTKGERISLSKEAPGLKKAGLGLGWDINASDTGAAFDLDVSVFMLGSNGKIPNEQYFVFYNNLKSPDGSVESLGDDRTGEGGGDDETILVELNTVDPNIQEIVFVATIYEAEARRQNFGQVRNSYIRIYNNETDTEITRYDLEEDFSRETSIEMGRLYRKDGEWRFQAVGQGYNSGLEGFVQQYT; this is encoded by the coding sequence ATGACAATTAATTTAACTAAAGGGGAACGCATTAGTCTTTCTAAAGAAGCACCGGGTTTAAAAAAAGCCGGACTTGGATTAGGATGGGATATTAATGCTTCTGATACGGGAGCCGCTTTTGATTTGGATGTGTCGGTTTTTATGCTCGGAAGTAATGGCAAAATTCCCAATGAACAATATTTCGTATTTTACAATAACTTAAAATCTCCTGATGGTTCTGTAGAATCCTTGGGAGATGATCGCACGGGAGAAGGTGGTGGTGATGATGAAACCATTCTAGTTGAGTTAAATACGGTTGATCCCAATATACAAGAAATTGTCTTTGTTGCCACTATTTATGAAGCAGAAGCAAGACGACAAAATTTTGGACAAGTTCGTAATTCTTATATCCGAATTTATAACAATGAAACGGATACCGAAATCACTCGCTATGACTTAGAAGAGGATTTTTCCAGAGAAACTTCAATTGAAATGGGTCGCCTTTATCGAAAAGATGGTGAATGGCGATTTCAGGCTGTTGGACAAGGTTATAATTCTGGTTTAGAAGGTTTTGTTCAACAATATACCTAA
- a CDS encoding TerD family protein, with product MSINIRKGERISLSKEAPGLKRASIGLGWDVNASDTGAAFDLDASVFMLAEDGKIPVDEYFVFYNNLISPDQSVKHLGDSRTGEGSGDDETIVIELTKINPSIQELIFVVTIHDADQRRQNFGQVRNSYIRIYDDDTQTEVTKYDLEEDFSRETAVEFGRLYLKNGEWRFQAVGQGYNSGLQSFVDKYV from the coding sequence ATGTCGATTAATATTAGAAAAGGGGAAAGGATTAGTTTATCAAAAGAAGCCCCTGGCTTAAAACGAGCATCCATTGGTTTAGGATGGGATGTGAATGCTAGTGATACAGGGGCAGCTTTTGATTTAGATGCTTCTGTTTTTATGTTAGCAGAAGATGGTAAAATACCTGTGGATGAATATTTCGTATTTTATAATAACTTAATTTCTCCTGATCAATCTGTAAAACATTTAGGAGATAGTCGCACTGGGGAAGGAAGCGGGGATGATGAAACCATCGTTATAGAGTTAACAAAAATCAATCCTTCTATTCAAGAATTAATTTTTGTTGTTACTATCCACGATGCAGATCAACGGCGACAAAACTTCGGACAGGTGAGAAATTCCTATATTAGAATTTACGATGATGACACTCAAACCGAAGTCACAAAATATGATTTAGAAGAAGATTTCTCACGGGAAACGGCTGTTGAATTTGGGAGATTATATCTCAAAAATGGCGAATGGCGATTTCAAGCCGTCGGACAAGGTTACAATTCTGGATTACAGAGTTTTGTAGATAAATACGTTTAA
- a CDS encoding TerD family protein, producing MAINLKKGQSIILDKNEYDLSRVVMGLGWDVAKKGLFAGLLGGNADFDLDGFALLLDAQGKLKNKQEDVIYFGHLATKNNTVIHSGDNLTGQGSGDDERIIIELKTLPAAYQRIILGVNIYHAEDRQQHFGMVNNAFVRSIDATGKEIARYSLSGETAYSGQISMLLGELSQQNGQWKFQALGTPLNLTLNGVVRSFM from the coding sequence ATGGCTATTAATTTAAAAAAAGGTCAAAGCATCATTCTCGATAAAAACGAATATGATTTATCAAGAGTTGTGATGGGATTAGGATGGGATGTGGCAAAAAAAGGGTTATTTGCAGGATTATTAGGAGGAAATGCAGATTTTGATTTAGATGGATTTGCCTTGTTATTAGATGCTCAAGGAAAACTAAAAAATAAACAAGAAGATGTAATTTATTTTGGGCATTTAGCCACAAAAAATAATACCGTGATTCATTCGGGAGATAACCTCACCGGACAAGGTTCAGGAGATGATGAACGAATTATTATTGAACTTAAAACCCTTCCAGCAGCTTATCAACGGATTATTTTAGGCGTGAATATTTACCATGCAGAAGACCGCCAACAACATTTTGGAATGGTTAATAATGCTTTTGTTCGGTCAATAGATGCGACCGGGAAAGAAATTGCGCGTTATAGTCTTTCTGGTGAAACGGCTTACTCCGGGCAAATTTCTATGTTACTCGGAGAACTATCGCAACAAAACGGACAGTGGAAATTCCAAGCACTAGGAACACCTTTAAACTTAACGTTAAACGGTGTTGTGCGTTCGTTTATGTAG
- a CDS encoding phycobilisome rod-core linker polypeptide, translating into MALPLLSYGPTSRNVRVAGFEVAGDEQPRIFTAENMPAGTEWNDIIWAAYRQIYSEHQMLKSNRQTCLESQLKFGQINVRDFIRGLATSDPFLSRNYQTNSNYRFVEMCVQRILGRDVYSEREKIAWSIVVVNKGPKGFIDALLDSDEYLDNFGYDTVPYQRRRVLLQRNEGEVPFNLRTPRYNEYHRNQLGFPQIVWQNEVRRFIPQEKQAKAGDPRNFLGLASAVTPTINPATRVALGDINIETMVPKKR; encoded by the coding sequence GTGGCGCTTCCTTTATTAAGCTATGGCCCGACCAGCCGCAATGTTCGCGTTGCTGGCTTTGAAGTAGCCGGTGATGAACAACCCAGAATCTTTACGGCTGAAAATATGCCTGCTGGTACTGAGTGGAATGACATCATTTGGGCTGCTTATCGCCAAATTTACAGCGAACATCAAATGCTCAAAAGCAATCGTCAAACCTGCTTAGAGTCTCAGCTTAAGTTTGGTCAAATTAATGTGCGGGATTTCATTCGGGGTTTAGCAACTTCCGATCCCTTTTTAAGTCGCAACTACCAAACCAATAGCAACTACCGTTTTGTTGAAATGTGTGTTCAACGCATTTTAGGACGGGATGTTTATAGCGAACGTGAAAAGATCGCATGGTCGATTGTGGTTGTTAACAAAGGCCCTAAAGGCTTTATTGATGCGTTACTCGATAGCGATGAATACCTGGATAACTTCGGGTATGATACGGTTCCTTACCAACGCCGTCGGGTTCTGCTTCAGCGCAATGAAGGGGAAGTTCCTTTTAATCTCAGAACACCTCGCTATAACGAGTACCACCGTAACCAGCTAGGTTTCCCTCAAATCGTTTGGCAAAACGAAGTTCGTCGCTTTATTCCTCAAGAAAAACAAGCCAAAGCTGGCGATCCTCGGAATTTCCTGGGTTTAGCATCGGCTGTTACTCCGACCATCAATCCCGCAACTCGTGTTGCGTTGGGTGATATCAATATTGAAACGATGGTTCCCAAAAAACGCTAA
- a CDS encoding DUF3120 domain-containing protein has product MLLNILVGFILTTTQPIQSTSRLMQTVLAKVRQSQTWLVFAASVFLISVPVFFQAPLVRQWPELTLILTLGWLGISCRWLRNPVTWVWGDLLLGFSWSWLTGAIYWGWLRWEPLLHLPVEALGVPFAVWCLYRGWGKVGNWFYLGSLFGTAVTDGYFYITGLIPSWRQLMHVEPALALPIFQNALQIVSTPWGISWAVGFALFLFGVGVFPLQSKELHWWAFGGAVLSTILVDSLFLIVACLA; this is encoded by the coding sequence ATCTTGCTCAACATTCTAGTAGGTTTTATTTTGACTACCACTCAACCGATTCAGTCCACCTCTCGATTGATGCAAACGGTTCTGGCCAAAGTTAGACAATCTCAGACTTGGCTCGTATTTGCAGCATCGGTGTTTCTCATCTCCGTTCCTGTCTTTTTCCAAGCCCCCCTGGTGCGACAATGGCCGGAACTCACCTTAATTCTGACCTTGGGATGGCTCGGAATCAGTTGCAGATGGCTGAGGAACCCCGTTACTTGGGTTTGGGGAGACTTATTATTAGGATTTAGCTGGAGTTGGCTAACAGGGGCGATTTATTGGGGGTGGCTACGGTGGGAACCCTTGTTACATTTACCTGTAGAAGCTTTAGGGGTTCCCTTTGCGGTTTGGTGTTTATATCGAGGCTGGGGTAAAGTGGGGAACTGGTTTTATCTGGGTTCTTTATTTGGAACAGCAGTGACAGATGGATATTTTTATATCACCGGATTAATTCCGAGTTGGCGACAACTGATGCACGTTGAACCCGCCTTAGCCTTACCTATTTTTCAAAATGCACTCCAAATCGTCAGTACCCCTTGGGGAATTAGTTGGGCTGTGGGATTTGCCTTATTTTTATTTGGGGTTGGGGTTTTTCCGTTACAATCTAAAGAACTACATTGGTGGGCATTTGGGGGAGCCGTATTGAGTACAATTTTAGTAGATAGTTTATTTTTGATTGTGGCTTGTCTGGCTTAA
- a CDS encoding adenylate/guanylate cyclase domain-containing protein, with protein sequence MVTLEPTPHLVLHTEGGNHYLPLMGKNYWTLGRSEDNTFVIKDRWISRNHAMLQRMENGEFFLIDLGSRNGSFVNGRRVSIPVTLHNGDHIVFGQTELEFYCPDVTQETDPSEPESEDFTATLTVRRLISVMVMDIRDFTVLTRQLDERILSEVIGRWFRHAGQIIRANGSWVDKYIGDAIMAVWFHGTQGVTPQEILKIAKALSELHKITLELSHLYPLPFPLRVGAGINTGYAMVGNTGSGGSADYTALGDTVNAAFRLESATKEIGSDIALGETTYQYLAQACPQQSFKQHTVHLKGYDTPTITYGGTFANLDEVLGLKSGG encoded by the coding sequence ATTGTGACCTTAGAACCCACTCCCCACTTAGTCTTACATACCGAAGGTGGTAATCACTATTTACCACTGATGGGTAAAAATTACTGGACATTGGGTCGCAGCGAAGACAATACCTTTGTCATTAAAGACCGATGGATTTCTCGAAATCATGCGATGTTGCAACGCATGGAAAATGGCGAGTTTTTTTTAATTGATTTAGGAAGCCGAAATGGTTCCTTTGTCAATGGTCGTCGGGTTAGTATTCCCGTCACGCTTCATAATGGTGATCATATTGTTTTTGGACAAACGGAGTTAGAATTTTATTGTCCTGATGTCACCCAGGAAACTGACCCTTCGGAACCAGAATCTGAGGATTTTACCGCTACATTAACCGTGCGTCGCTTAATATCGGTGATGGTCATGGATATTCGAGATTTTACCGTATTAACTCGACAATTAGATGAACGAATTTTATCAGAAGTGATTGGCCGTTGGTTTCGTCACGCCGGACAAATTATTCGAGCTAATGGAAGTTGGGTTGATAAATATATTGGGGATGCCATTATGGCGGTTTGGTTTCATGGAACCCAAGGGGTAACGCCCCAAGAAATCCTAAAAATTGCGAAAGCATTAAGTGAATTACACAAAATTACACTAGAATTAAGTCATCTTTATCCCCTGCCTTTTCCGTTACGAGTGGGGGCTGGAATTAATACCGGATATGCAATGGTGGGAAATACCGGAAGTGGCGGAAGTGCGGACTATACAGCCTTGGGAGATACCGTTAATGCGGCGTTTCGTTTGGAGTCGGCGACGAAAGAAATTGGCAGTGATATTGCTTTAGGAGAAACGACTTATCAATATCTGGCGCAAGCTTGTCCTCAACAAAGTTTTAAACAACATACCGTTCATCTTAAAGGTTATGATACCCCGACGATTACTTATGGGGGAACATTTGCCAATTTAGATGAGGTTTTAGGACTCAAATCAGGAGGATAA
- the rppA gene encoding two-component system response regulator RppA has translation MRILLVDDEVELTEPLSRVLSREGYTVDIAIDGHLGCELARQKPYDLLILDWMLPQKSGLEICQELRSQSNRTPILFLTAKDTLDDRVQGLDAGADDYLMKPFELRELLARVRALLRRYPATESPVTNSNRLQVADLELDPENQLAYRGGRIIDLSEKESQLLAYLMRYPGQLLTHHQIHQHLWGEGEQPSSNVLAAQIRLLRRKIEITGETPLIHTVYGKGYRFGE, from the coding sequence ATGCGAATTTTATTAGTTGATGATGAAGTTGAATTAACGGAACCTTTGAGTCGGGTGTTAAGCCGCGAAGGATATACGGTTGATATTGCAATAGATGGGCATTTGGGTTGTGAGTTGGCTCGTCAAAAGCCGTATGATTTGTTAATTTTAGATTGGATGTTACCCCAAAAATCCGGGTTAGAAATTTGTCAAGAATTGCGATCGCAATCAAATCGAACCCCGATTTTATTTTTAACTGCAAAAGATACCCTCGATGATCGAGTTCAAGGGTTAGATGCTGGGGCGGATGACTATTTAATGAAACCCTTTGAACTGCGAGAATTATTAGCGAGAGTTCGGGCTTTATTACGTCGCTATCCAGCTACTGAATCCCCCGTTACAAATTCTAACCGTTTGCAAGTAGCAGATTTAGAATTAGACCCCGAAAATCAACTCGCCTATCGGGGAGGACGCATCATTGATTTATCGGAAAAAGAAAGCCAACTGTTAGCTTATTTGATGCGTTATCCAGGACAGTTATTAACCCATCATCAAATCCATCAACATCTCTGGGGAGAAGGTGAACAACCCAGCAGTAATGTTTTAGCAGCGCAAATTCGTTTATTAAGACGAAAAATTGAAATTACGGGAGAAACACCTTTAATTCATACCGTTTATGGTAAAGGATATCGTTTTGGAGAATAA
- a CDS encoding glutathione S-transferase family protein, whose translation MGQLTLVIGNKNYSSWSLRPWLLLKQVGLDFAEIMIDLDTPNTHKEIRRYSPSGKVPVLLDGDLTVWESLAICEYIAENFIRDLWPQDREARAFARSVSHEMHAGFINLRQQMPMNCRTRYPREGMKPGVQADIDRITAIWRECRQQYGSGGEFLFGKFTIADAIFAPVVSRFITYDVKLGFIEQDYVKTIWSLPAMQQWIDAACLEPEMMYF comes from the coding sequence ATGGGACAGTTAACTCTGGTGATCGGCAATAAAAATTATTCGTCTTGGTCGTTGCGTCCTTGGTTACTTTTAAAACAAGTAGGACTTGATTTTGCTGAAATTATGATTGATTTGGATACTCCCAACACCCACAAAGAAATCAGGCGCTATTCTCCATCGGGGAAAGTTCCGGTACTATTAGATGGAGATTTAACGGTGTGGGAATCCTTAGCGATTTGTGAATATATTGCTGAAAATTTTATTCGAGATTTATGGCCGCAAGACCGAGAAGCTAGGGCTTTTGCTCGTTCTGTGAGTCATGAAATGCACGCCGGATTTATTAATTTACGGCAACAAATGCCGATGAATTGTCGCACTCGTTACCCCAGAGAAGGAATGAAACCTGGGGTACAAGCGGATATTGATCGAATTACCGCAATTTGGCGAGAATGTCGTCAACAGTATGGGTCTGGTGGTGAATTTTTATTCGGAAAATTTACCATTGCTGATGCCATATTTGCCCCCGTTGTTTCTCGATTTATTACCTATGATGTCAAGTTAGGATTCATTGAACAGGACTATGTTAAAACCATTTGGTCGCTTCCTGCTATGCAGCAATGGATTGATGCGGCTTGTTTAGAACCTGAAATGATGTATTTTTAA